In Sulfitobacter sp. M39, the following proteins share a genomic window:
- the rplQ gene encoding 50S ribosomal protein L17, translated as MRHARGYRRLNRTHEHRKALFSNMAGSLIEHEQIKTTLPKAKELKPIIEKMITLAKRGDLHARRQAASKLKQDQYVAKLFDILGPRYKDRQGGYVRVLKAGFRYGDMAPMAIIEFVDRDRDAKGANDKARVAAYEVAED; from the coding sequence ATGCGTCACGCACGTGGTTACCGCCGCCTGAACCGTACACATGAGCACCGCAAGGCGTTGTTCTCGAACATGGCAGGCTCACTCATCGAACATGAGCAAATCAAAACAACATTGCCAAAAGCTAAAGAACTGAAGCCAATCATCGAAAAGATGATCACATTGGCAAAGCGCGGCGACCTGCACGCGCGTCGCCAGGCTGCAAGCAAGCTGAAGCAAGACCAGTATGTTGCGAAACTGTTCGACATCCTGGGCCCACGCTACAAAGACCGTCAGGGCGGCTATGTCCGCGTCCTGAAAGCGGGCTTCCGTTATGGCGACATGGCACCTATGGCCATCATCGAATTCGTAGATCGCGACCGCGACGCGAAGGGTGCAAACGACAAGGCGCGCGTAGCGGCCTATGAGGTTGCCGAAGACTAA